The Elaeis guineensis isolate ETL-2024a chromosome 12, EG11, whole genome shotgun sequence sequence TAGCTTGATGAGACGCATCTACTGCAACCACAGtgcacttcttgtgttcctccTTAAATTGCAGATAAAAAACAAACAACATCAGCAAGAAGGAAAATTGAGGGTGTGACTATGAATAAATTTCATCAGAAAGATTTCAAAAAGGATTTGTTGACTACCTCGCATCCAATATTATCGCACAtttgtttgtttaatttctccttcTCCTAGAATTAAGAAAGTTCTTGCTCATATAatccacaaaaaagaaaaagagctaCAAAAATATACTTATGATGACTGATGTACCTCAACTTCTAAAGTCTTTACTTTAAGGACAGCTTTCATGCATCTAAGTTCATGTTGTGATGCTTTTAGCTGCATCAAAAAGCATACCAGATCAGAAATTTTGATCAACCCCAAAAACTTTCTGCTTTTGGAGTAAAATTTCATAGATTCCAGTTGGTTAACTTCCGTTCCCTAGACAAGAAACAAACCAGGAACAGTCCACTCATAAGGATTAGAGACTTACTCTATCTTTGCCTAAGTTGAGCTCCTACGAATCAAGATAAAAGATAGATTAGGGGAAAAAAGATGAAAACTTGCAGTCCAGAAAACAAGGCAGGATGGTCAAAAGATAAGGAGCAAACCGCTTGCATCTGAGAGTTGGCCTGAGCTAACTGCCAATTCTGTTGTCTAACTTTCTGCAATTCAAATCGAAGCCTCTGCATCTCAATGCCGGTCATTTCTATGATTTTACTGCCAAACCAAGAGACCGACAAAACCAATAAAATTACCAAAAAGTCATGACTGAAACCAAGAGCCTGAACGAATTACTCGGAATAGAAAATGGCAATCAATCTTTAGAGAACACACGTACTTTCTCTCCCCAACAAGCTTCAAAAGAGCAGTATTCTCCTGAAAGCAGGACCAAATTTTTAAGAAAGAAACACTAaaaaattccttttttttttttcccgagaAACAGAAGTTCAAGAAAAGCAGGGAAAAATTAAAAGATGAAATTTTGAGATGGATAACTGAAGTACCTTCATCAGCTGGGCAACGTAGTCCTTGGTGCTGGGACAAGGCATCGTATTGGAATTTTCTTGATCGCCTTCCATGCTGAGTCCGCCAGGCCTCCCCGAACTCACGGTGTTGGTGATGTCGGAGAGCCTATTCCTCCTAATTGTGGCCCCCATCAAACCCACCTTGTGATTCTTCTCCCATCTATGATTCACTCCTGCCATCCAATTGAATCTACCATCATCACCGTCCAACGaaagaaaccctaaccctagatccCAAACCCCCATCCCACCAGCAAGCCTAGAAGGCCCAGAACAACGAACCCTACACAAGATTAAGAAATCCTAGCAGTAAAGATTACCGATGCCGCTTCCGTCGCTGTGGACGGCCGCGCTCCGAAGGCCGCCACCTTCCATGGAAGACCAAGAAGAAAGATTTCCAGGAAAAAAGAACCAATTTTCCTGCTTCTCTTCTTCGCTCCAAGTCTCTTCTCCCCTTCCAGAGGGGCTCCGAAGAGGTTCGCAGAGATGCGGAGACGAATCACCTCAAAATGGTGGACGGAGAGAAAGCTAGAAAGAGAGCGTGGTCGGTCGGGAGGGAAGAAAAGAGGGGTTTGAAAGAGGTTCGGATGCGCAACGGCATTCCGAGCCTAGCTCCGAACCTGGAATTCAAGGTCTAGCCTATCCGCGCCTATACCGGACCTACCCCGGTTCAATGCATCGCTCCCGCCTGTCCGGTTCGGTGCATACCCCTTCGGTTCTGGGAACCAAAAATATGTTGGCATGGTTTCCAAATTGGATGGTCGAAACCTGGCTCCCCAAGCTACCTGGGCTTGTTTGGGTTCGAGAAGGTGAAGTTCTGTTTGATTTGGTCGAAGCTAATTGCAATTAGGCAGGTAAGTAGCCAGGGACAAAGAGAAGCTCTTTTTGTCAGGTCTATTTTACCATAACAGGATCCAGAATGGATTTAGACACGTAGGCTGTGTTTAAGGTGGGACGGTCTAAAAGACGTCGCAGTTCAAAAAGCTGTCTCGGGTATTCTGCGGTAGCCTTCACATTGCTTTGGTCCGTTCGGAAAGAATGTGACAATCACATTATGAGAAGCACAATTGGCCAAACGCACAGCATTGTCAGCACCATCATTTATTTGAACAGCCAAGCCAACCGGAGAATAACAAGTTCTGCATTCGCCATTTCAAAACTTATCACTACTACTTCCCGCTTTTCCCTGACTCGATGAAAGCTTATGGGTAGGTTTAACCCTCCCTTTATCCCAAAAAAGAAGGCCAGTTTACATTCACTAATTGGGAATGTTGAAAAGAGATGGACAAGTGTATGCTTGGTAAAGAAAGCAACACCCCAACCGCAGCTAACAGCAACACGTGAAAATGGGCTCAGCATAGCAAATGTGTAACCACAGTAAAGACGAGTGTTATCCCCTTGCAACTTGCGCGACCCTTCATAGATTTGTCACCAAGATGTTTGAGACTTGTAAGCATgacatttaaaaaatatttgatttgtaatcaaaatcggaatgaaaataaatattgaaATAGTTTGAAATCGAAATAATCAAATCCTCCGAAATATTTGATTCGTGAACGAAAttaaaatcagaatcgaaattgaaatgaaaatttaaatccatagaaAAGAGTAAAGATtgaattctatatagattgaaCCATTCTCATTCCATCGTCGAATCAGAATAAGACTGTTCCTAACGAAATGATTGAAATGAAAGTCACCCATTCTGATTCCAAACCCCACTTCTCCCAACCAAACATCCCTTAAAGTAATCTTACCGAGGATGCAATCTTTCCATGGATAATTTTGAAGTATGATTTTAATTAAATGGGAAACCCATACTCAAGCATCGTGAGGCCAAAGAACAATACCGAGGCCACTGTGACTTGCATGGTACAGCTCAATCCCCACAAAGTGCAAACAACCACACTAACCAAAGAACATTTCCCTTTCCTCAATTTGCTATGCATTACTCTCTTTCGTTTGACAGGAGTGCCACTCGTCTTACAAATTCTCACTGCAGCATGCATCAACTCTTCAGTGTTCATCTCACTATTTGGCTTCAATTCAAGACATGGAAAGATCGCAAGACCCAAAGGTAATCATGAAACCTGAGTTCACAATCATGATTTTGGTGCAGAGCACAGAGAGAGTGGTCGAACTCAAAGGTTCAGCATGACCCGTTCACTCTAtgcaaaatggaaaaaaaaaaaaaaaaaaattctattcataacaataaattaatttcataGCAAGAATTTACCTAAACTCCGATCAGCATTACTAGCTCCATATAATTACCATTACCATAAGGAACCACGAAGAAATCCTACAACTTCAAGTTATTTTGACATCTCTTAAAAGCCGTGCAGCCATAGATCCATATCTTCTAATTTCCCAGTCATCAACTTTCCCCTTTTCCACTTCCACGGCATTAATACTGTCTCCAGTCTTCTCCCCAGTATCTTCACTTTCTTCTACTGTACAGGACTCGTTGTCGTCATCACTTCGACTAGACTCAGAAATTTGTGCTTCAACGGAGAGGTCATCCCCGCATCTAGATTGAGGTTTTAACTCCATCATGAAAAGTTGTATACTGGGGTGTTGAAACTTGTTATCCATCTGCATCACACAAGAAAAGAATGAATTGAAAACACGTAGAAATGACAAGATCTATCTATACATATCAACCCATGACTCATATCAAGACTAACCCATGTTTTGGCAAATGTGGTGATACACAACCACACTACGAAGaacaaatatatcaaaaataataaaaaaaactgCAGAGTACAAGGCAAATATTATAGAGTATGGAAAGATTGTACAATTACACTGGAATCGGTATTATTTGATACACGTTAACAACAATACGATTTTCCCATTTTGCAAACATGGTGGCATCGAAGTGACTAATGATTCATGGTATTATGCCTATAGATAATACTAACATATTGAATTTAATTCAGTTAAACTGGATTAAAGGGATACTAAATAACAGAATACTACTAGAACCAAATAGATGTCCCAATTATTTAAACATAGATGTTTCAAATATAACGTTGGACCATCTCAACTTGTAATACCTGACTGCATTTTGACAGAAATTTGATCGACACATGTAAAGTGTAAACAGATAAATCCAAGCAAATTTCACCTAAACAGAGGATCTGCAGCTCCTTTTATCATCATTAATTCAAACCAAGTCCAAATTTTTAACAGCAACTCTATTATCCTCTTTTAAATTTACAAAGCAGATTATTGAAACATCAGAACGAAATAATGAGACTATATTAATATGACAGACAGTTATTCAATATCAGCAGTTAACAAATCAGCAACTTCTCCAATCTTTGACAAGAATTCATATATCAGATACCTTTGCTTTTGGGATGGTTTTTACTAGAAAATTGTCCTTCCACATGCGAATCATCTCTTCATGGATTGTGATTGAGCGGATCTCATAGCCTATCTGGATTTGAGAACACTAGTATTAGCATCCACAACAATAACAATTTTGATGATCAAAAGAATATTCTATGAAGTGTACCAATATGGTCGTTTTAGGTCCTGATAGGGCCAAAATTGTCTGCAGTAGTGGCTCCAATAGATGCTCTGAGTAAACCTTCAACAAACAAGTCATTAGTTAAATAAATCTAAGATGGCAGTGATAGAGAAAAAGCTGTCATATCTCAATTTACAATGCAAATATCGAGCAACAAATGGATCTGAAGCAACCAACTTCATCCAATTCTTATATGTTACACTTGATAGTTGACAAGCACTAACATGAAAAAGGCCCTATAAACCTAAAACCACTCCTACTGCTGATAAATGTTGAAATCAGCAAGGTATACATAGTTCAAAAAGTTGATAGAATATGTccatctattttcaaataaagatatgcaaattattttggtattaaaaaattacacattttgagcatatttaacatacAAATTGTAACTCCATGGAGATATCACAGGTGGTCCTTGGATAGCCAAACTTTCTGCACTTGTTCACAAATTTATGCCCTCCAAGAACAAACTACATCAGCTTTTAAGTTCCCAATTTTTCTAGATGAGCTTATGCTTTTCCAGCATTTGTTGACACCAATTGAAGAACAAATCACACCATTATGAACAGTTTTAAAACATCAATTTAATGGTCTACTGAGAGACTAATTCTGCCAGTTGAAAGTCATGTTATCTGACAGAGTAATATTTCTGAGTTAACCAATTCCTAGAGCTGTAAGTTTTACACTGGTACAAATGATTCAGTCAAATATTTTTCCATTAGTTGGGACGCAACTTTAAATACTAAGTCAGCCCCTCCTGACAATCAAGCAACTGTATGTCACAGAAATACAAAATTTTCAGCAGaaaaatcataaatcataaaatttgaaaACTATGTGAAAACAAGAGGAAATATCATTCAAAGCCTACTAATTCTAAACAGTCTTATAGCTTGCCTGTAGTAGTGGAAAGCAATATCGAGAGAACTTACAATGTCAGTGCCAATAATGTAATCAAATGGAGGATTAACAGCTTTAATGTGTTCTTTATTTCCCCAATCCAAGTCTGCAACCTTAATGGAACCAAATGATGCTGCAAAAAGAAAATTATAGCCACATACATAAGAGAAGCTTACCAATAATTGCAAGAAATATAATTGTTTTTTCTGCCCATATAAGCTTAAACTCCTACTCCTTAAtaaatacatccaacaatctacAGACCCGAGAATACGGAGCAACAAATATAAGCACAAAATGAACCACAGTTGTTTGACATGCATGTTTTTGTACATTAAGTAATGCAGAGAGAAGAATCCCTAAAACATTTTCAGATTGACAACAGCTTTACATCACTGTAACcataagaaggaaaaaaaaagcctTGGGATTTTATTCTATACCAAGCACTCCAAGGATAATGCACTCCATCAATGCAAACTTTTATCATGCATCAAGAGAATGTAACATCATGTTCAGTAATATATATGAAGCTTGTAAGTTAGCAGATGCATATGATAATGTGTACATTAGGAACTAGAAAAAAGAAATGCTAGGAAAATTCATTAATTGAATGCATGAATGCATATAACTCTCTTTTCACATCAAATAACATGGAAAGCAGTACACTTCATTGTTGGCACTGAGTAAACATGACATGTCTCAAGAATGCAAAGGCATACTGGGCCTACCTAACAGACTGGTTACAGTGTTTATTGTTGTCAGACGAAGTCTGCATGCTAATAAGCGTTAGGATCAACCATAACAGGTACCGGTGCTACAGTACCTTTACCAGCAGATTAGGACTTGTATGGCATGCAGCTATACTTTGCAAACATACAAATGCCAAATACCAGCCGTACAGTCTTACAAATAGTAAGCGGATGGAATAACAGCTACAAAGGGTCAATTGGGCACCCTTGAATCAAAGTCATGTTTGAACAAAAGACTGCACTAGCTATGTAAACAATTCTTTCAACATCTCAAGACTTCCACTAGTATCATTCATGCCTTAAGCATGCATGCCTTGCTCTTTCGCATATCCTTGCCTCTCCTCGCATATCCTTGCCTCTCCTTCTCTTATGCACAAATTATAAGCCAAAACCCAAATTAAAACACCAGGAATAGCATATAATAGCATATAACGATGCAATCATATATGATGgtgtaatattatatttcaaaatagtcAAATATCTTTTTTCTAATAAATGAATTAAAAATCACAGCTAACTAAACCTCATACTATTATCACTGAAAATTCAAACCAAACCTGAATCAGGATTTGTCTGCATGATCCAAGAAGTATTGCGCTCAACATTTCTCATGAGCAGTGGTAACACCTCAGCTTGATCTGTTGAAATTACATCACATCCAAGGAGTGCCATTCCTGAAGAAGATATTATTCTGCTTCAACTAAACAAGACGGACAAAAATTTTGATGATTGTCATGAATGTGAAActagtaaaaaaaaaaactaacccAGTCCAGCTAGGCCACAACCAGCTCCTAGTTCAAGCACACGTTTTCCTTTCAACTTGGTTAGGCTAAACCTTCCTTTTCTGCAGTTTTTTTCCTGAAAATGAGAACAATAAATAAGATCACCACAACGCGTACATCATTTAGCCCATGTCTTCTACATGATATATTAGAAAATTTTGAGTGGAGCCACTGTAGgcaatttttaattcttttttagcCTAAGATTTGTCAGAGTTGTTAAAGAAAGAATATTAATCAGATCAAGAGCAAAATAATAGCATCAATAATAGTCATGCATGGAAAGGACTCTGAGTAGTATTGTTACTCAATTAATGTAACATTGGAGTGGGAAATAACCACTTCAGCTTCATAGTGTAGGACAGTGGACATGGATATTTAAGATTAGCTGGAATTTCTATTGAAACTTGACATAATACATAGATTGAATTATAATGGGTATCTAAAGAAATGTGAATAGGGAATATAGGCCTTACACCTATAGAGGAGGGATGATGGTTCTAGTGTTTGAAGTAGGTTTCTTTTGGGGTTTTTAGGGAATTAAATTAGTGGAGTTTTCTAAACATCTCTTTTTTGTTAGAAAGTTATTTTAAATGCCATCAGTGTTTTAAAAGGTGGTTGCAGCATATGTGGTATGCGAGCTACAAATGCAGTGCATATGTAGTTACTCCTttttaactattttaaaataaacataatatattcaatatatttttttgataaataataaCAATAACAACTAAGAATTGGTGCATATTGCTTAGTACCTAATAcccaataataataattataatattaatcaatattttaatattatttatatccgTATTAGCCCCCATGTGACCCACCTCAAATCTAATCATCAGCTTAAACCTGCTTCACTGGCATGTCCCACATAAGAGTGGGCTACATATGTGGCTTCAAAATGCCAAGTGGGCTCACATATGCAGTCATACAACACTAAGCAAGCTATTTATATGGCCACACGATACTAAGTAGACTGCATTTTCTATCCATATAAAGTATGGCCACATATAGTAACTGCATATACGCAATGCAGTGCAGTCAAGGAATGCATATGCATATGCAGCATTATGCACCACATGTTAAAACACTTGATGCAATTGTACATAATCATTTTGTACATAAAGGACAGGTTTAGGTTTGGTTTTCAAAAATCCAGTCTTAAAAAGCCTTTCAACAGTACTAATGGGATGGTTTCAAGGAAAAAAGAATAaattgaaaaaggaaaaaaaagaaataccTAGCATTTGAAAGAAAAGATGACAACAAAAGGGGGGAGGGAGGGTGTTGTTATATAAGCATGTAGTGGATACTTGTAGCCTTAAGAACACGAACATAAAGAGAAAGTGCTTATGAGAGTGAGTGAGCATGTTTGTGTGCGTGCACATGCACATGCACATGCACGATAATgtctctgagagagagagagagagaacttagAAAATTTTGGTTCATACAAAGCCTCACGCATAAACAGTAAAATCAATTTGAAACTAAAACATAATCAGTCTTGGacttcttgacctaatctaaaagaATTATTGATCCTATGaaaaacaagattttgaaatcaaCACCATTATAGCTctcaaaatatccaaaaaaattcaaaaaagaaacTACATACCTACTTAACCCTTATGCCCTCTACTAAATCAAGAACTTTTATAGACCAATACAAACCTTTAATGACTTTTAACTGACCATAGGTTCTATTTAAAGCAAGAATTTATCAGCTTTAGGAATGTCGAAATGTTGTTATGAGCTGAAATCATGATTCAAGAAACTTCAAGAGTCAAGATACTGGAAAATTCACGCTTTAGGTCCTTCCCACGACCTCCCCCTTGTACATTCTTTACTTTATATAATACGACCTACCATGACCTTAGGTGTAACATTAAAGAAATATAGAATCAACAAAACGAAGAATTGTAAAAGATTTATAGTCATTACCAGAAATTTGACGAATACCATTGATGCATCCCAAACTGTAGTACCTAGATGCCTGGAGTTGGGATCCTGCCATGGCGCCATAGATTAGACAACCACAACTTTGCAGCAATTCGGAAAAATAGACCACGTTAGTCAGCTTCCAGACACAAACTATAAAAATGAAATTTGAAGACCTGCAGCTTGTAGATGATGCTACATAGGAACAATGTTTCAAAGAAGTTATTCTAACCGTTTCTATTTTCCTGTAAGTATAATAATTTGAGGAAAGGTAGGTGGTAACAATGACATATTTGAAGGTCATCACCTCCCATATAAGAGTAAATTTGGGACTGTTGCAACCAGTTCTGTGTCCTGATAAAATCTAGTTACACAGAATAGTCTCATAATGGATGCACTGCAAAGATCAGCAACATTAGAGTTACATGCTGCTATACTACAAGCATATTGTGCTGCAAAACAAGTTGGTCTCTTTGAGCCAATCATGTTCTtgaccaggaaaaaaaaaaggttaaacgGGAATCAAACATGGTAGTAAAAACTATTTTTGCAAACCTGTCACAAAATATATTGCAATATAGGAACTTCTGATATCAATTCTCCAGAAGAAATTACAACGATCAGCTACATCTATCACAAATTTATACCTGAGATAAACGCAGGTGATGCCCTAGAACTTCAAGTGTGACAACTGATGTGCTTGGCGAATTCAACCTAAAAAGATATAACATGTCATGAATGCTacggaagtaaaaaaaaaaaaaaattataacccgAAGGTTTCACTAGGACAAAAGATTATTTGCTACACTAAGTACAATTATTACCTCCAAATGCATAAGTGCAGCAACAAATGATAAAACTTGATAAGATTTCTATGCTACGTGAGAATATGATGATACAAACATCACGAACAAGTGAAAAATATCGTTTGACTTTAGAATATTGATATTCTTGCTCTCTGTACTCCTATTGTAACAAGCCCTAAAAAATGAAAACCAATGATCAAGAGACTGGGTTGTCAACAAACGGTTCTCGGCATCATTCAAAAGAGGCGAAAAGAATTGTTCTGCGAGAAAACAGGCAGCATTTTGTGTGACTCAAATGTTTCAAGAAACGTAATAAGAACAAGCCCTAGGATTACTAACCAACATCCGCCAAAGCTCGGACGGATGGAATGGATGCAATCCATAAATTTTACATTGGAATGATCCGGGGACGAAGAATCACCTGTCGTCCTCCATCGGAGCCCTCTCCGCCTTCTCGCCTGGGTTACATGGGACGAGATCAGACTGCGGAGGGCGAAGCGAAAGTTGCCTTCTGTATTTGTACGCATAGCACTTTGCGGCCCCGTCGGGGCCGTCGCCGCTCTATTTTCCGTGTCTGGTTCGGggctaaaaatttattatttttattaaatttataaaattaaaaatttaatattttgtgGCCATTTTCAATTCATGCATAATATAGATATTAGGCTTAGAAGCATTACGTATGTTGAATGATATCTGAGAATGAGGCATGAGCAATGAATAGTGATGTCCCTTAAGACACTTTGTATATCTATTTTTGTTTCGAAAAAAGTGATTCAAATATTATGTAAAAAGTATCTTtcgttatcaaataataaaatcaaattaaatttgaaataattcgTGTAATAACTGTTATCAAAGggatattgtttttttttttttttgggtttggaTGGGGATCAAAGggatattgttttttttttttttttgggtttgtgGGGCCCGAGGGACAGtatgtgagaaaaaaaaattttttttttcattgatttcgtACATAAGCTAAtcatcattaaaaaatatttaaaaaagaattaaaaaaattttggtgcGCAAAAAATTTTCTGGTGCTAAAATGTGGAGGCTTTTGTAAGGTGTTCATGGGCTGGGCTCTTTTAGGCTGTAATCAGTTAATAAGaggtttttagtttgtttctacAAACAGGTACATTGGTTgaatttcaatttagaaaaagaaaaagtctttATACATCGCGTGCAATAAAATTGATGTTCAGTATACCATCCAATCATATTGAAGCATAATTGatcatcatttttcaatgcacatttaatacttacaattttattttttcgtttaaaattttgaatgacgaaaatatctatattcttctgaaaaattatgataccaATAGTTAAATTATAACTTCCTACacacatgatgtcataatttttcttccagAATTTATAAAGAGAGAACGATAAttacatcattaaaaatttataaaatttttaaatgataaaaatattttttttttttatgatattgtgTGTGTAaggattattaatttgattatagtatgtcataatatgatcatagaatgttataattttttttaaaaataaatattttcatcattcaaaattttaatcaaaaaaatagatttataggtaattaaatatgtattgaaaagttAAGGCTACGTGACTCAATCAAATaggatgatatattttttttataccgAACGTGGTGTATAAAGATTACTCCTCGACCGTGGTGTATTATTTTGAGCTTCTTTGGGATCATCCTGAGCAACATCTAAGC is a genomic window containing:
- the LOC105055558 gene encoding uncharacterized protein isoform X1, coding for MRTNTEGNFRFALRSLISSHVTQARRRRGLRWRTTGDSSSPDHSNVKFMDCIHSIRPSFGGCWLNSPSTSVVTLEVLGHHLRLSQDPNSRHLGTTVWDASMVFVKFLEKNCRKGRFSLTKLKGKRVLELGAGCGLAGLGMALLGCDVISTDQAEVLPLLMRNVERNTSWIMQTNPDSASFGSIKVADLDWGNKEHIKAVNPPFDYIIGTDIVYSEHLLEPLLQTILALSGPKTTILIGYEIRSITIHEEMIRMWKDNFLVKTIPKAKMDNKFQHPSIQLFMMELKPQSRCGDDLSVEAQISESSRSDDDNESCTVEESEDTGEKTGDSINAVEVEKGKVDDWEIRRYGSMAARLLRDVKIT
- the LOC105055558 gene encoding uncharacterized protein isoform X2, encoding MEDDRLNSPSTSVVTLEVLGHHLRLSQDPNSRHLGTTVWDASMVFVKFLEKNCRKGRFSLTKLKGKRVLELGAGCGLAGLGMALLGCDVISTDQAEVLPLLMRNVERNTSWIMQTNPDSASFGSIKVADLDWGNKEHIKAVNPPFDYIIGTDIVYSEHLLEPLLQTILALSGPKTTILIGYEIRSITIHEEMIRMWKDNFLVKTIPKAKMDNKFQHPSIQLFMMELKPQSRCGDDLSVEAQISESSRSDDDNESCTVEESEDTGEKTGDSINAVEVEKGKVDDWEIRRYGSMAARLLRDVKIT